In Drosophila miranda strain MSH22 chromosome XR, D.miranda_PacBio2.1, whole genome shotgun sequence, the genomic window CAAATCTGCGGAAGCGATCACATAGAGCATCCAGGGTGGGCTATATGTATATTTGGTAGTCACATATTTGTATAGCTACTACATAGGGCCTCGCTTCACGCAGCACGAATATCAGGCGATCATCAGAGATCACAGATCCccggtttcttcgggagtaccacagggcagccaccTAGACCCCTTACCCATCACACTGTTTAtcaatgacttgccttcggtattaacatactctcgagtacttatgtatgcgggtGATGCTAAGCTCTGTGTctagtataaggacatttcattacATTcccgcttgcaatccgatctcaacaACTTTCAGTCGTAGTATTTTGCATACTTGTTACACCTCAATGCCTCAAAATGCAAAGCTATGTCATTTCAccgttctagccccttgttggctcccaATACCCTATGTGGTGCTTCTCTTGGGacaattaccctggtggatgatcttggtgttatgttagacgcCAAGCTAAAGTTTTCTGagcacatttctaccatggtaaataaggccatgcgcgtgcttgggtttattaagaggtggtcaaaggaatttgacgacccctttATAACAAATACTCACTACACGTCGCTAgttcctgtgtatggtgcccgcagtacaaagtacaccaggaccgtatagaatcagtacagaaaagctttttactctttgctctgcggggccttaactgggatgcgggtgggagactcccatcttactctagtagactgccaTTAGTTAACGTCCCATCCTTAGTtgaccgtagaaaaatgcttggtgtgacttttgtgcacaacttgatcagggttGACACAGACAGCCCTGTTGGGATCTGTTCCTATTAGACTCACTGGAAGTTTGATACCGtttttccttccactttgtatatcgaattattccttgcataaaccgtttagggtcttatgctcggattataattccgtCTACCAAATTATTTCCACCACtgattctcttcctcttattaagtTACTAAACCTCACACACCTTTCCAGTAATTattaattgtagtggtatttgtatttgtatttgcatttgtatttgtatttgtacgGGTTCGGTTcggcccctcggtcggttggccgggaggagggctgcgttttgcctggcaTCCGCGCGTAAGAGCCTTCCGCTGGTGTCActcgggccacttgacggtgcagtaattgcatcgcctcttgtaAGATCCAGTCATTGCCTGTCAACGTCCCAGATAGTGCTAGACCAGAGGCCTACTTTCAAGGCACACCTCGAGTACGCATGCGCGAAGACAGCCGGAGCAACGGCGGCCATTAGCAGGATGGTGGCCAACACAGGAGGTCGACGACCTTCATAGTCCTACATGGATCAGTCGTGTGAGCACCAGCAATGAGGCGCCGTCATACATCAGAGACAGCTGAGGCGCATACAGACGCTGTGCCCTCAGGGTTGCATGCTGGTCGAACGGCTAAGCGGCAGAACGGCATGACGGTTCACGATGGGACAAAGCCGAGAAGGGAAGATGGACGAAAAGAGACGAGCCCAGGAGTAAACGCAGACACCCTCACCGAACGGATgatagccgacgagcagacGTGGCACGTGGCTGCCAATATGGCAGCAAGCGTCATCAAGGAGCCGAGCCAAGGAGCGAAGCCGGGAAGACCCCACACTCCGCACCACGAAGTAATACCTTCCCCACAACATCCCGTTATTTACGTTCGACATGTAATAAGTAATGTCACATCTGCTCAACTACATAAGGGAGCGCCACTGCGCCGCCATGTAGATGACTACGACATGTCCATGTAGCTGCACAGCGCCGCTCCAAGCATTTGCTACATTTTGGAAGTGTTGCGGCCGCCCTTTTTCGGAATATTTTACCTGTAAAATGTATATGTAAAATTGTAAATGAATATCTAACATATTCGTCACTTGCCATACTTTTGGTGGGACAGAACTTTATAATTCAGAAAAACCATCCAAATTATCCATAAAAGGCGTTTATTTAAGGGTGGATTCTGGGCGAAAGACAGATGGAATCATCTGTCATGTGTTGACAGGAAAGTTAAACACTTTTCTAGGAAAAAAATTAACTTAATGTTAATCCGCTTACGTTGAACATCGATGGGTCGATGGATCGATGGATCGATGGATCGCCTACACATTCTGGAGAACGAAGAAGCTTATAAAAATGTGGATAAGTTTAGATAAAATATTGAATGGCACACGCTTTTCGCATCttcaaaaaataaaacaaaacctTGCCTCTGATTTTACAATCTGATTAATTTCAGCAAGTAACATAATCATTTTAACAAATCAAGCGAAAGGCCAATCATCTTTGACATCTCTTTATAATGTGCCTGCTGATGGACTCTTCTTCGGTTTGCCTTTGGGACCAGCCACGTAAGAGGCATTTGGCACACGGACCTGCTTGCCGTCCGAAAACTCCTCGCTCATCGATGGAACGCTGCGCATATAGCCGAGCGAGGCAATGTGGAGAGCCTCGTCGGTCTCGGCGGTTGGCGGGCGGTTGGTCTGGGCCGTCAACTGCTGGTAGCACGGACGGCTGGGATCAAGGACCGGCTCTGGGTCGATCCTGTACCCGCCGTCATTGGACTCGGCGTGGGCCAAGGAGTGCGAGCTGGGTTGCTCTGGGTCCAGTAGCTGGTGCTCTTCCTCCATCACGCTGTCGCGCGTGGCCCGAGTCGGGCCGGGCTCGTCCACGCCAGAACTTGGCTCGGACGTGCAGGTCGGCTCTGAGGGGAACATATCACCGAACTCCTCGGCAATCAGGCGACGAGCCAGCGGTACCGAGAAGTACTCATTGTAGTGCAGCTTGCGGCGACGCTCGAACTCAATGCGTCGCACCTTCTCCTCATCGGAGTCCTGCTCCTTGCCAAAGCAGGGCGTCGCCGACTGCGCCATCAGTTCGGCGGTGTCCAGCTTCTTTGGCAAGTCATCCTCGAACACGAACGGGGTCTTCGGCTCGTCAATGATCATGTGTCCGTAGGTTTTGCCTTCCGGATGGAAGGTCGCCAGCACGTTTAGCTCGTCGAACTTGGCCGTCTTCTGGCCTGCTAGCTTCCGCGGTGCCTCGTTGCTGCCGCTTGTGAAATAAATTGTTATTGTGCTATCTGATATTCTGTATTGTTTCGCTACGAGTGCTGCTTTACAACTGCTTGTTCTACTCGAATAGGCGACCTACTGGAAGGTGACAGGACAACAACGGCTTGCTGCCTTTCttccttttttctttcttAAATTTCGAGTAATTTCTGGAATTTTGACTTTGTTTTCCAAACAAACTTCACAATTTCCACATATCTCAGCCTCGACTTACAGGTTTCTGCCTTGGGAAGTGCTTTTCAGAGTTTTCCCTTAGAATCCCAACTCATCCCAGCGCAATACTGGACGACCTTTTCCACCAGATGAGCGAAAAGGGACAAGGGTCGATCAACATGACCACCAAGAAGATTATGTCGcccatgaaggagctgcaacTGGAGGTCAGGTCCTTGttgaagaagaaaaggcaGCTACGGGGGAATGCCAATGCCACTGGCACACCGCAGGACCCCCACCCAGACCCCACAAAACCCAGAGTGGCCAAGGGACTCAGACAACACCAGGACTCCGCAGGAACGGGCCAACACCCCGGGACAAGGAGGACGGCGTGCACGGTAAGCACAAACTACCGACGCCAGCCGACAAGAGGCGACCAAGAAGCCGTCGAGCAGCGCGCGAAGCACTGAACCCGCACAGAAGTGGAACGAGATCAGAGGACGACGAAGGGGGCGAAGAGGACGCAGTGCATGCGCGGACATCCTGGCAGCACCAACGCTCCAGGGCCTGAAGTGCCAGGACTAGGGCATAGGGAAGACTGCCTCGGGCGAACTTCTCCTCAGGATGCAACAACCGTCTGATCCTGCCTGGACTTGACCTCTGACCCAGGAGCCTTAGAAGGCAAACCAGGCAGTGCTATCTCCCCTAGCAGTCGTGAAGCCCATCCAGAAGACAGTGGCGGTCGAAGTGCTCGATGTAGACGAGCTCACGACAGGCGATGAGATACTGGAGGCGATATCTGCAGCAATCGGCTGCGACTTGGGGCAAGTACCGAGCAGCACCGGGGATGCGAAGAGTGTATGGTGCCCCGCAGGTGGCCACACTGAACCTCCAGCCCGCCCTCGCCCAGAAGCTCCTGGGTTGTGTGCCGCATGCGACGACGTATTATGCCGATTACTACTACTGCTACAAGTGTATGGCCTAAGGACAGGAACAGGCTGTGGAGAGGCCCCTCTCCACATGCAGAACCAATGCAAAACCCCCCCAAGTGCCTTCAGTGCGTGGGCAACAACGGAGACACTCGCTCAACAGCTCCCTTGGTCCTCAGCCGCAGCCGTCCAGAGAACAAGACGGCCCTTTCCCAGCTGATTGATGGGTAAGCTACTCCAGCttaacctcaaccactgccgTACCGCCCAGGACTTGCTGACACACACGGTTCTGAAGCAGCAGATCAACGTAGCGCTGCTCAGTGGGCCCTACAAGGGGACAAATCTGTGGAAGCGATCACATAGAGCATCCAGGGTGGGCTATATGTATATTTGGTAGTCACATATTTGTATAGCTACTACATAGGGCCTCGCTTCACGCAGCACGAATATCAGGCGATCATCAGAGATCACAGATCCccggtttcttcgggagtaccacagggcagccaccTAGACCCCTTACCCTTCACACTGTTTAtcaatgacttgccttcggtattaacatactctcgagtacttatgtatgcgggtGATGCTAAGCTCTGTGTctagtataaggacatttcattacATTcccgcttgcaatccgatctcaacaACTTTCAGTCGTGGTGTTTTGCATACTTGTTACACCTCAATGCCTCAAAATGCAAAGCTATGACATTTCAccgttctagccccttgttggctccctataccctatgtGGTGCTTCTCTTGGGacaattaccctggtggatgatcttggtgttatgttagacgcCAAGCTAAAGTTTTCTGagcacatttctaccatggtaaataaggccatgcgcgtgcttgggtttattaagaggtggtcaaaggaatttgacgacccctttATAACAAAGACTCACTACACGTCGCTAgttcctgtgtatggtgcccgcAGTaaaaagtacaccaggaccgtatagaatcagtacagaaaagctttttactctttgctctgcggggccttaactgggatgcgggtgggagactcccatcttactctagtagactgccaTTAGTAAACGTCCCATCCTTAGTtgaccgtagaaaaatgcttggggTGACTTttgtgcacaacttgatcagggttGACACAGACAGCCCTGTTGGGATCTGTTCCTATTAGACTCACTGGAAGTTTGATACCGtttttccttccactttgtatatcgaattattccttgcatgaaccgtttagggtcttatgctcggattataattccgtCTACCaaattatatccaccactgattctcttcctcttattaagtTACTAATCCtcacacacctttctagtaattattaattgtagtggtatttgtatttgtatttgcatttgtatttttatttgtacGGGTTCGGTTcggcccctcggtcggttggccgggaggagggctgcgttttgcctggcaTCCGCGCGTAAGAGCCTTCCGCTGGTGTCActcgggccacttgacggtgcagtaattgcatcgcctcttgtaAGATCAAGTCATTGCCTGTCAACGTCCCAGATAGTGCTAGACCAGAGGCCTACTTTCAAGGCACACCTCGAGTACGCATGCGCGAAGGCAGCCGGAGCAACGGCGGCCATTAGCAGGATGGTGGCCAACACAGGAGGTCGACGACCTTCATAGTCCTACATGGATCAGTCGTGTGAGCACCAGCAATGAGGCGCCGTCATACAGCAGAGACAGCTGAGGCGCATACAGACTCTGTGCCCTCAGGGTTGCATGCTGGTCGAACGGCTAAGCGGCAGAACGGCATGACGGTTCACGATGGGACAAAGCCGAGAAGGGAAGATGGACGAAAAGAGACGAGCCCAGGAGTAAACGCAGACACCCTCACCGAACGGATgatagccgacgagcagacGTGGCACGTGGCTGCCAATATGGCAGCTAGCGTCATCAAGGAGCCGAGCCAAGGAGCGAAGCCGGGAAGACCCCACACTCCGCACCACGAAGTAATACCTTCCCCACAACATCCCGTTATTTACGTTCGACATGTAATAAGTAATGTCACATCTGCTCAACTACATAAGGGAGCGCCACTGCGCCGCCATGTAGATGACTACGACATGTCCATGTAGCTGCACAGCGCCGCTCCAAGCATTTGTAAAATTTTGGAAGTGTTGCGGCCGCCCTTTTTCGGAATATTTTACCTGTAAAATGTATATGTAAAATTGTAAATGAATATCTTACATATTCGTCACTTGCCATACTTTTGGTGGGACAGAACTTTATAATTCAGAAAAACCATCCAAATTATCCATAAAAGGCGTTTATTTAAGGGTGGATTCTGGGCGAAAGACAGATGGAATCATCTGTCATGTGTTGACAGGAAAGGTAAACACTTTTCTAGGAAAAAAATTAACTTAATGTTAATCCGCTTACGTTGAACATCGAAGGGTCGATGGATCGATGGATCGATGGATCGCCTACACATTCTGGAGAACGAAGAAGCTTATAAAAATGTGGACAAGTTTAGATAAAATATTGAATGGCACACGCTTTTCGCATCttcaaaaaataaaacaaaacctTGCCTCTGATTTTACAATCTGATGATTAATTTCAGCAAGTAACATAATCATTTTAACAAATCAAGCGAAAGGCCAATCATCTTTGACATCTCTTTATAATGTGCCTGCTGATGGACTCTTCTTCGGTTTGCCTTTGGGACCAGCCACGTAAGAGGCATTTGGCACACGGACCTGCTTGCCGTCCGAAAACTCCTCGCCCATCGATGGAACGCTGCGCATATAGCCGAGCGAGGCAATGTGGAGAGCCTCGTCGGTCTCGGCGGTTGGCGGGCGGTTGGTCTGGGCCGTCAACTGCTGGTAGCACGGGTGGCTGGGATCAAGGACCGGCTCTGGGTCGATCCTGTACCCGCCGTCATTGTACTCGGCGTGGGCCAAGGAGTGCGAGCTGGGTTGCTCTGGGTCCAGTAGCTGGTGCTCTTCCTCCATCACGCTGTCGCGCGTGGCCCGAGTCGGGCCGGTCTCGTCCACGCCAGAGCTTGGCTCGGTCGTGCAGGTCGGCTCTGAGGGGAACATATCACCGAACTCCTCGGCAATCAGGCGACGGGCCAGCGGTACCGAGAAGTACTCCTTGTAGTGCAGCTTGCGTCGACGCTCGAACTCAATGCGCCGCAACTTCTCCTCCTCATCGGAGTCCTGCTCCATGCCAAAGCAGGGCGTCGCCGACTGCGAGGTTATGCGCAGTTTCTCCATCAGTTCGGCGGTGTCCAGCTTCTTTGGCAAGTCATCCTCGAACACGAACGGGGTCTTCGGCTCGTCAATGATCATGTGTCCGTAGGTTTTGCCTTCCGGATGGAAGGTCGCCAGCACGTTTAGCTCGTCGAACTTGGCCGTCTTCTGGCCTGCTAGCTTCCGCGGTGCCTCGTTGCTGCCGCTTGTGAAATAAATTGTTATTGTGCTATCTGATATTCTGTATTGTTTCGCTACGAGTGCTGCTTTACAACTGCTTGTTCTACTCGAATAGGCGACCTACTGGAAGGTGACAGGACAACAACGGCTTGCTGCCTTTCttccttttttctttcttAAATTTCGAGTAATTTCTGGAATTTTGACTTTGTTTTCCAAACAAACTTCACAATTTCCACATATCTCAGCCTCGACTTACAGGTTTCTGCCTTGGGAAGTGCTTTTCAGAGTTTTCCCGTAGAATCCCAACGCATCCCAGCGCAATACTGGACGACCTATTCCACCAGATGAGCGAAAAGGGACAAGGGTCGATCAACATGACCACCAAGAAGATGATGTCGcccatgaaggagctgcaacTGGAGGTCAGGTCCTTGttgaagaagaaaaggcaGCTACGGGGGAATGCCAATGCCACTGGCACACCGCAGGACCCCCACCCAGACCCCACAAAATCCAGAGTGGCCAAGGGACTCAGACAACACCAGGACTCCGCAGGAACGGGCCAACACCCCGGGACAAGGAGGACGGCGTGCACGGTAAGCACAAACTACCGACGCCAGCCGGCAAGAGGCGCCCAAGAAGCCGTCGAGCAGCGCGCGAAGCACTGAACCCGCACAGAAGTGGAACGAGATCAGAGGACGACGAAGAGGGCGAAGAGGACGCAGTACATACGCGGACATCCTGGCAGCACCAACGCTCCAGGGCCTGAAGAGCCAGGACTAGGGCATAGGGAAGACTGCCTCGGGCGAACTTCTCCTCAGGATGCAACAACCGTCTGATCCTGCCTGGACTTGACCTCTGACCCAGGAGCCTTAGAAGGCAAACCAGGCAGTGCTATCTCCCCTAGCAGTCGTGAAGCCCATCCAGAAGACAGTGGCGGTCGAAGTGCTCGATGTAGACGAGCTCACGACAGGCGATGAGATACTGGAGGCGATATCTGCAGCAATCGGCTGCGACTTGGGGCAAGTACCGAGCAGCACCGGGGATGCGAAGAGTGTATGGTGCCCCGCAGGTGGCCACACTGAACCTCCAGCCCGCCCTCGCCCAGAAGCTCCTGGGTTGTGTGCCGCATGCGACGACGTATTATGCCGATTACTACTACTGCTACAAGTGTATGGCCTAAGGACAGGAACAGGCTGTGGAGAGCCGTTATTTACGTTCGACATGTAATAAGTAATGTCACATCTGCTCAACTACATAAGGGAGCGCCACTGCGCCACTGCGCCGCCATGTAGATGACTACGACATGTCCATGTAGCTGCACAGCGCCGCTCCAAGCATTTGCTACATTTTGGAAGTGTTGCGGCCGCCCTTTTTCGGAATATTTTACCTGTAAGATGTATATGTAAAATTGTAAATGAATATCTTACATATTCGTCACTTGCCATACTTTTGGTGGGACAGAACTTTATAATTCAGAAAAAGCATCCAAATTATCCATAAAAGGCGTTTATTTAAGGGTGGATTCTGGGCGAAAGACAGATGGAATCATCTGTCATGTGTTGACAGGAAAGGTAAGCACTTTTCTAGGAAAAAAATTAACTTAATGTTAATCCGCTTACGTTGAACATCGATGGGTCGATGGATCGATGGATCGATGGATCGCCTACACATTCTGGAGAACGAAGAAGCTTATAAAAATGTGGACAAGTTTAGATAAAATATTGAATGGCACACGCTTTTCGCATCttcaaaaaataaaacaaaacctTGCCTCTGATTTTACAATCTGATGATTAATTTCAGCAAGTAACATAATCATTTTAACAAATCAAGCGAAAGGCCAATCATCTTTGACATCTCTTTATAATGTGCCTGCTGATGGACTCTTCTTCGGTTTGCCTTTGGGACCAGCCACGTAAGAGGCATTTGGCACACGGACCTGCTTGCCGTCCGAAAACTCCTCGCCCATCGATGGAACGCTGCGCATATAGCCGAGCGAGGCAATGTGGAGAGCCTCGTCGGTCTCGGCGGTTGGCGGGCGGTTGGTCTGGGCCGTCAACTGCTGGTAGCACGGGTGGCTGGGATCAAGGACCGGCTCTGGGTCGATCCTGTACCCGCCGTCATTGTACTCGGCGTGGGCCAAGGAGTGCGAGCTGGGTTGCTCTGGGTCCAGTAGCTGGTGCTCTTCCTCCATCACGCTGTCGCGCGTGGCCCGAGTCGGGCCGGTCTCGTCCACGCCAGAGCTTGGCTCGGTCGTGCAGGTCGGCTCTGAGGGGAACATATCACCGAACTCCTCGGCAATCAGGCGACGGGCCAGCGGTACCGAGAAGTACTCCTTGTAGTGCAGCTTGCGTCGACGCTCGAACTCAATGCGCCGCAACTTCTCCTCCTCATCGGAGTCCTGCTCCATGCCAAAGCAGGGCGTCGCCGACTGCGAGGTTATGCGCAGTTTCTCCATCAGTTCGGCGGTGTCCAGCTTCTTTGGCAAGTCATCCTCGAACACGAACGGGGTCTTCGGCTCGTCAATGATCATGTGTCCGTAGGTTTTGCCTTCCGGATGGAAGGTCGCCAGCACGTTTAGCTCGTCGAACTTGGCCGTCTTCTGGCCTGCTAGCTTCCGCGGTGCCTCGTTGCTGCCGCTTGTGAAATAAATTGTTATTGTGCTATCTGATATTCTGTATTGTTTCGCTACGAGTGCTGCTTTACAACTGCTTGTTCTATTCGAATAGGCGACCTACTGGAAGGTGACAGGACAACAACGGCTTGCTGCCTTTCttccttttttctttcttAAATTTCGAGTAATTTCTGGAATTTTGACTTTGTTTTCCAAACAAACTTCACAATTTCCACATATATCAGCCTCGACTTACAGGTTTCTGCCTTGGGAAGTGCTTTTCAGAGTTTTCCCTTAGAATCCCAACACATCCCAGCGCAATACTGGACGACCTATTGCACCAGATGAGCGAAAAGGGACAAGGGTCGATCAACATGACCACCAAGAAGATTATGTCGcccatgaaggagctgcaacTGGAGGTCAGGTCCTTGttgaagaagaaaaggcaGCTACGGGGGAATGCCAATGCCCCTGGCACACCGCAGGACCCCCACCCAGACCCCACAAAACCCAGAGTGGCCAAGGGACTCAGACAACACCAGGACTCCGCAGGAACGGGCCAACACCCCGGGACAAGGAGCGTGCACGGTAAGCACAAACTACCGACGCCAGCCGACAAGAGGCGCCCAAGAAGCCGTCGAGCAGCGCGCGAAGCACTGAACCCGCACAGAAGTGGAACGAGATCAGAGGACGACGAAGAGGGCGAAGAGGACGCAGTACATACGCGGACATCCTGGCAGCACCAACGCTCCAGGGCCTGAAGAGCCAGGACTAGGGCATAGGGAAGACTGCCTCGGGCGAACTTCTCCTCAGGATGCAACAACCGTCTGATCCTGCCTGGACTTGACCTCTGACCCAGGAGCATTAGAAGGCAAACCAGGCAGTGCTATCTCCCCTAGCAGTCGTGAAGCCCATCCCGAAGACAGTGGCGGTCGAAGTGCTTGATGTAGACGAGCTCACGACAGGCGATGAGATACTGGAGGCGATATCTGCAGCAATCGGCTGCGACTTGAGGCAAGTACCGAGCAGCACCGGGGATGCGAAGAGTGTATGGTGCCCCGCAGGTGGCCACACTGAACCTCCAGCCCGCCCTCGCCCAGAAGCTCCTGGGTTGTGTGCCGCATGCGACGACGTATTATGCCGATTACTACTACTGCTACAAGTGTATGGCCTAAGGACAGGAACAGGCTGTGGAGAGGCCCCTCTCCACATGCAGAACCAATGCAAAACCCCCCCAAGTGCCTTCAGTGCGTGGGCAACAACGGAGACACTCGCTCAACAGCTCCCTTGGTCCTCAGCCGCAGCCGTCCAGAGAACAAGACGGCCCTTTCCCAGCTGATTGATGGGTAAGCTACTCCAGCttaacctcaaccactgccgTACCGCCCAGGACTTGCTGACACACACGGTTCTGAAGCAGCAGATCAACGTAGCGCTGCTCAGTGGGCCCTACAAGGGGACAAATCTGCGGAAGCGATCACATAGAGCATCCAGGGTGGGCTATATGTATATTTGGTAGTCACATATTTGTATAGCTACTACATAGGGCCTCGCTTCACGCAGCACGAATATCAGGCGATCATCAGAGATCACAGATCCCCGGTCATAACAGCgggggacttcaacgcctgggccacgACTTGGGCACGCCCCGTGGAACAGCGCTCCTGGACAAATTCACaagcctgaacgtctgtctcctGAACACAGGAAGCACCCCGACGTACAGCAATGCGGGCCGGGAGTCATCATAGACCTCACCTTTGAAAGCACGGTGACGGACATCTTCGCCATTAGGAATGCAACAAGGGGGCAACAAAGTGTCATTCAAGGCCAACCGGAAAGCCCTAAGAGACGCCATCAGAAGCAAACCCGCAAGGTCCTAAGCGACCACAGAAGCACCCCAGACGCGGCTCCTGCTACCGGAAGCGACAAATGCAACGTAGCGGTTGGAAGTATAACATCCTGGCTCGCAATGAATGGTCTGTCCTAGCCTTCACTACCAAGTCCGCCTTAAAATACCTACGGGTATTTGAAGAGTCCTCCCTCTCctcaccagtaaaggtttcttcgggagtgcCACAGGGCAGCCACCTAGACCCCTTACTCttcttcggtattaacatactctcgagtacttatgtatgcgggtGATGCTAAGCTCTGTGTctagtataaggacatttcattacATTcccgcttgcaatccgatctcaacaACTTTTAGTCGTGGTGTTTTGCATACTTGTTACAAAGCTATGACATTTCAccgttctagccccttgttggctccctataccctatgtGGTGTTTCTCTTGGGacaattaccctggtggatgatcttggtgttatgttagacgcCAAGCTAAAGTTTTCTGagcacatttctaccatggtaaataaggccatgcgcgtgcttgggtttattaagaggtggtcaaaggaatttgacgacccctttATAACAAAGACTCACTACACGTCGCTAgttcctgtgtatggtgcccgcAGTaaaaagtacaccaggaccgtatagaatcagtacagaaaagctttttactctttgctctgcggggccttaactgggatgcgggtgggagactcccatcttactctagtagactgccaTTAGTAAACGTCCCATCCTTAGTtgaccgtagaaaaatgcttggggTGACTTttgtgcacaacttgatcagggttGACACAGACAGCCCTGTTGGGATCAGTTCCTATTAGACTCACTGGAAGTTTGATACCGtttttccttccactttgtatatcgaattattccttgcatgaaccgtttagggtcttatgctcggattataattccgtCTACCaaattatatccaccactgattctcttcctcttattaagtTACTAATCCtcacacacctttctagtaattattaattgtagtggtatttgtatttgtatttgcatttgtatttttatttgtacGGGTTCGGTTcggcccctcggtcggttggccgggaggagggctgcgttttgcctggcaTCCGCGCGTAAGAGCCTTCCGCTGGTGTCActcgggccacttgacggtgcagtaattgcatcgcctcttgtaAGATCCAGTCATTGCCTGTCAACGTCCCAGATAGTGCTAGACCAGAGGCCTACTTTCAAGGCACACCTCGAGTAC contains:
- the LOC117186377 gene encoding protein phosphatase inhibitor 2-like, coding for MIIDEPKTPFVFEDDLPKKLDTAELMAQSATPCFGKEQDSDEEKVRRIEFERRRKLHYNEYFSVPLARRLIAEEFGDMFPSEPTCTSEPSSGVDEPGPTRATRDSVMEEEHQLLDPEQPSSHSLAHAESNDGGYRIDPEPVLDPSRPCYQQLTAQTNRPPTAETDEALHIASLGYMRSVPSMSEEFSDGKQVRVPNASYVAGPKGKPKKSPSAGTL
- the LOC108165454 gene encoding protein phosphatase inhibitor 2-like yields the protein MLGAALCSYMDMSGSNEAPRKLAGQKTAKFDELNVLATFHPEGKTYGHMIIDEPKTPFVFEDDLPKKLDTAELMEKLRITSQSATPCFGMEQDSDEEEKLRRIEFERRRKLHYKEYFSVPLARRLIAEEFGDMFPSEPTCTTEPSSGVDETGPTRATRDSVMEEEHQLLDPEQPSSHSLAHAEYNDGGYRIDPEPVLDPSHPCYQQLTAQTNRPPTAETDEALHIASLGYMRSVPSMGEEFSDGKQVRVPNASYVAGPKGKPKKSPSAGTL
- the LOC117186469 gene encoding protein phosphatase inhibitor 2-like, giving the protein MCRRSIDPSTHRCSTGSNEAPRKLAGQKTAKFDELNVLATFHPEGKTYGHMIIDEPKTPFVFEDDLPKKLDTAELMEKLRITSQSATPCFGMEQDSDEEEKLRRIEFERRRKLHYKEYFSVPLARRLIAEEFGDMFPSEPTCTTEPSSGVDETGPTRATRDSVMEEEHQLLDPEQPSSHSLAHAEYNDGGYRIDPEPVLDPSHPCYQQLTAQTNRPPTAETDEALHIASLGYMRSVPSMGEEFSDGKQVRVPNASYVAGPKGKPKKSPSAGTL